A stretch of Lactuca sativa cultivar Salinas chromosome 6, Lsat_Salinas_v11, whole genome shotgun sequence DNA encodes these proteins:
- the LOC111900547 gene encoding bZIP transcription factor 11, producing the protein MASSSGTTTSSGGSYPIQNSGSDEDLQQLMDQRRKKRMISNRESARRFRKRKQKHLDDLKSQLNQLRNENNQIISSVSITTQHYISVEAENFVLIAQVAELSHRLQSLNEMISFMYQPVDTGCRFEDEQYGSGGGTEFVDEFMNNSLSYLYANQPIMASADMIQY; encoded by the coding sequence ATGGCTTCCTCTAGTGGTACGACAACATCATCAGGTGGTTCATACCCAATTCAGAACTCGGGGTCTGATGAAGATCTTCAGCAATTGATGGATCAGAGGAGGAAGAAGAGAATGATTTCGAATCGTGAATCTGCAAGGAGATTTAGAAAGAGGAAGCAAAAGCATCTGGATGATCTCAAGAGTCAGCTGAATCAACTCAGAAATGAGAACAACCAGATCATATCAAGCGTCAGTATCACCACCCAGCATTACATAAGCGTGGAGGCGGAGAACTTTGTTCTAATAGCTCAGGTGGCGGAGCTGAGCCACCGGCTACAGTCTCTGAACGAGATGATCTCTTTTATGTACCAACCTGTCGACACCGGTTGTAGGTTTGAGGACGAGCAATACGGCAGCGGAGGTGGCACTGAGTTTGTCGATGAGTTCATGAATAACTCACTGAGTTACCTTTATGCAAACCAGCCTATTATGGCTTCAGCAGACATGATTCAGTACTGA